The genomic region GTGGCAGTCCTCGACTGGGCTGAGCTGACAGAGTTTGGACCAGACAGTGGGACTCGAGGGAGAAACTCCCAGATGGGGCACTGAGTCTCAGAATGGACATGTAGTCTTCCCTGCAGGCATCTGCCAACTCCTAAGCAGCTCACTGTCCTTTCAAGACCCCCAGGGGGGCTCATCAGAAAGCACTAACGGAGGCTAAGTGGCCGAGCAGCCATGTAACCCCGGGGGAGACAGGTTGGGGTTCCAGGCCTGCAGTGGAGAAATGGCTGTGCTTGAGGCTCCCAGAGTAACACAGTATTGGAGTCAGCTCACATGTGAAATAGACCAGGCCTAAGAAAACCTAAAACCAGACCTCTCCCCTGCCAGAAGAAAACTTAACTTTCTTTGGAGGAAGGGAGAGCCTACGTGGTCTTTagtacaatgtgtgtgtgtcttagtcgctcagtcatgtccaactctttgcaaccacctCGACTGTAagtcaccaggcttctctgtccatgggattctccaggcaagaatactggagtgggtccctattcccatctccaggcaatctcccaacccagggatcgaaccagggtttcctgactccaggcagattctttaccatctgagcaaccagaggCTAACCCTTAGTGCCAAAACTTAGCATCTattcaaggagaaaaagacaataaGAACACATTGGAATTATCAGAGGCTGAAATAATTATGTTcccaaaataaggaaaaaagaatttgatGAGATCTTTAAAATTGTAAAGTTTTAACAGGAATCTTAATAAAAAGTCTATTGGAAATTTCAGAACTGAAAACCATCTGCAATTAATTAGTAGACACATTTGGTAGTtgattgacttccctggtggctcagaggttaagcggttaagcgtctgtctacaatgtgggagacctgggttcgatccctgggtcgggaagttccttggagaaggaaatggcaatccactccagtactattgcctggaaaatcccatggacagaggagcctggtaggctacagtctatggggtcgcaatgagtccgacatgactgagtgatcttCACCATTGGTAGTTGATTAGATACTAGACgtgcaaggggaaaaaagaattagAGGAACTTTCTTGAAGAACAAATCTTGCAATCTTTGTTTCCCTCCAACAATCTTTTTAGGAAGTTATTAATAACGGGGTATATACTTTACTGAAATGAGGGATTTAAAAAGAGATGATCCAGTTCAGCAGAGCAGTGGAGGGACATCCCAGGACAGCAGTTTCTTGGTCCAGATTGGAGTCAGAGGATTAAAGTTTACAAGAAGCTTCAGgataaaaagagtcaataaagTATGTGTTATGATGCAGAGtttgaaagaaattaagaatgcgatgaaagaaacaaaagtagaTAGACATTacagggggaaaaatggaagctGTTCAAGAAAGGAAATGTAATCACAGGACAATACTCGAGCTCATACAGCAAACAGTAAGTATCGAATACTTAGACATAATGTGAGCCTTTTATTGACTGACCTAAAAACTGGTACCATAAAACTACCATGGGAAGAGAGGGGAAAGGTTGTAAGAGCAGAAAATCAATATGTAATATATTGCTAACAcctaaaattgaaaaattgaGAAATGATATGTTACTTAGCTACAGAAGCAATGAGCGGGTGAAACAGCCACACCTTATTGCCTCTTGCAGTGAGGAGAATCGGGGCGGGGACAGAGGTTTGTGctttccattttgtgtgtgtgtgtgggttgttttgtttttattttttaattttcttggcctccacacatggcacatgggatcttcgttccctgaccaaggaccaaacccacaccccttgctttagaagtgcagagtcgtaaccactggaccaccaggaaaccccCATGGGGCTGGTGCTGTTCAATATTCATCCTTCTAGGTCATgtactgctatgtttaaaatggataaccaaaaaggacctacggTGCAGCACGTGGAACTCGGCTCAAAGTCATGCGCCAGCTTGGATGGGggtggtttgggggagaatggatacatgtgtgtgtgtgcctgagtccctttgctgttcacctgaagcaaCCACgacattattaatcagctataccccaatacaaaataaaacgtttGGGAATAGattaaaatggacaaaaatatttatccttctgtattatttcattttattttaaagtccataACTATGTTCtgttctttgttgttgctgttaaaatgaaaagagaaaaatactatgACGGCAAGAGGGTAAACAAACCTGCTCCAGTCCTCTCACTTTGCAAAAACCCCTTTCTGGATTCCATCCCACTAATGGTGAGGTTAACTGAGGATGGACTTTCTGCATCCGTTGATGGTTGAACTACAGCCAGGCTTCTCCAGCTTCGTCTGCATCTACATGTCTCTGACTCTCTAGAGCATCTGATACCACTGCTCACTTCCTTTTTCAGAAACACTCTCTTCTCGTGGTTCTCCCAGTTGAGATTTCCTCCTACCTTTCCGGCCAttctttgtcttcttcctgacttttaTACAATAGGAGTTTTGAGGACTCAGTCCTCAATCCTCTTCATTCTACATTCTCTTCTCTCTAGCATTCTTGTCCACTCTTCTGGTGTTATTTACCACCTTGGCCTAAATTCTCAGAACTGCTTGCAGGCCTGGTTTACTGCACCGGATCCTCAAAGTCAAAATATCCACTGTCCCGTCAGCAGCATAGACCATCTTAGCAAAAGGCCCCACACACACCTTaatatccccttctcctccacctctcAGGCCTCATATACAATTAAGACACATCCAAACATCTCCAAATCTGTCCACATACCCTCCACGCCTCTGCTCATCACAGGATTACAGGGATGACCTTCTGATCTGTCCCCCTGATCCCAGTTTTGCTCCCATCCAATCCAGTCTCCACACAGTGTCCACGGTGATCTTAACATACACATGTGACTATCGCATTTTACTCTTAGGAGTTACGATGAAGTCCAAAATCCTCAGCATGAATAAGCCAACACACAAGGCAGTGCATCAGTTATATCCTGTCAACCTTTCCGCCTTCCTCATAAACCACTCCAGTCCTTACTCTGCTATCCTGCCATGGGGGCTCTTTCTGCCTGGAAAGTGATCTGCGCTGCACCTCTTGAAGATCTTACCTCCAAGGACTTTGTACCAGTGTCCCTCCTAGATCATCACCTCCCTACTCTCATATCTGTCTACCCGCGTCCAGCACCACCCGCGTCATAGAATAAGCTCTAGGAGGgcagtgggcttagttgccctgctcACCATTGTATCCCTGATCTTGGGCCCAATGTGtgacatagttcagttcagtcgctcagtcgtgttcgactctgtgcgaccccatggaccacagcacgccaggcctccctgtccatcaccaactcccggagtttactcaaactcatgtccattgagtcggtgatgccattcaaccatctcattctctcgtcccgtctcctcctgccttcaatctttccacaATGAATGTAGAAAAAACGGATAGAAAGGAGACAGACAGGTGAGGCGGGCAGGACAGACAGATGAGATGGAAGGTGGTGCAGACAGACAGAAGCTGCAATAGGAGGGGTCACTAACCCAACAGCCGTGTGGGGTCTGAGGGAAGGGGAGCGAGACAGGACCCGAGGCGGGTGGGCAGGCGCGCGCGCGCCGGGCCCTGCTTCCGCATGGGGCGCTCGTCGCCGGGGCGTGGCCTCGCGCAGCCCCGCCCTCCTCGCCGGCGACCGGCAGGCGGGTGCCTCGCAGCGGCGGCGCGGACATGGCTGCGCTGGTGGAGCCGCTGGGGCTGGAGCGGGGTAAGCGCGCCCCGCGGCCCTGCCCACCCGGCCCCGGGTCTGCATTCCGGTATCCCGCCCCTCCCCGGGCAAGACCCCGGCGGGTGGGCGGGCCCGGCGGgagtgggcggggcggggcgccgaAAGTCCGGCCGTCGAAGGGTGTGGGAGGGTCCGTGGGCGagcgggcaggggagggggcgccCGCTGCACGCACACCTCTGCGCGGGTGTCTCTGGGGATCCCGGGCACGCAGGGCGCCCGGCTGGCCGCAGTCTCTCTTCTGCCACCTGCAGCGACTCTGCGGGTGTCCGGCCGGGACACGGCTGTTCTTCCCCGGGTCTGCGTTCGTCCTGACTTGGTCTCTGGCCGCAATCTCTCCGTGTTCTCTGCGTCTTCGCGTCTCTGACTGTTTGTGTCTgtgcgccccgcccccgccccgcagAAGTGTCCCGGGCGGTGGAGCTCCTCGAGCGGCTCCAGCGCAGCGGGGAGCTGCCCCCGCAGAAGCTGCAGGCCCTCCAGCGAGTCCTGCAGAGCCGCTTCTGCTCTGCCATCCGAGAGGTGAGAGCACCGCGGCGCCGGGGCACGGGGCGGGCGGCCGTGGTCCTCCTCCTGGTCTCCCAGAGCCGAGGGACTACGCCTCCCAGCAGCGACCGGGGCGGCGCTCCTGGGGGTTGCGGGGGTGGCGCCCGCGCTTCAGCTCAGGGGTTCTTCGGGAGTTGTAGTTTCCGTGGCCTCGGGGTTGCGGGGGCGGGGCGGACCCTTGTGTGGGAGGGTCTGCGGGCCTGTACGCCTGTGTTGAGCTGGGCTGGAggctccctgaggcagggctgCGTCCTCACCAGGTGTATGAGCAGCTCTACGACACGCTGGACATCACCGGCAGTGCTGAGATCCGGGCCCACGCCACGGCCAAGGtaggctgcccccaccccatggCTCATGGTATCCACTGAATCTCATGGTCCAGCTCAGCGTCTTCCTAAAGCCAGTCAttcctgtttcctccttcatgatGTTTGCCATATCTATCTATCACCTTTActagtatttaaaatgtattttgaataatCTCACATTTGTAGCTTCAATGTCATATAAAAgtatctttgaaagtgaaaagtgaaagttttagtcactgagtcgtgttcgactctttgtgacccaatggactatagcccaccgggctcctctgtccatggaattctccaggcaattagCAAGTACAATTAGAAACTAGTATGAAATGCCTGACCAGAAGATAACTTTAAACCTTTACACGATGAAAACAATGAAGTTGGGTTAAACACTGAAATCTTACTTAGCTACGGTTAGATGCTGTTCGCTTGCTCGAGGCTTGAGACTCTCTGTCCAGGCCTTTGTTTCTCTCTGTAAAAAAGTGAGATTGGCAAAAAAAATGAGattcaagacacacacacaccaaatggAGACCTTCTCTTTGAAAGTGAAGTGTCCAAAGTGACTAAATCGGACATCCTGTCGCCAGAGTGATCTTGTGTTGACTTGTGTGGCAGGTGCCCCATTCTTGAGGAAAGCTCCCTGGCCGAATCCGTCTCCTGGGCAGGGGCCTACCTGAGTGTGTATGCCCATTGTGGGGGGTCTTCACCTCCCAAGGCTTTCTCTTTCCCAGGCCACGGTGGCCGCCTTCACAGCCAGTGAGGGCCATGCACATCCCAGGGTAGTGGAACTGCCCAAGACGGACGAGGGCCTGGGCTTCAACATCATGGGGGGCAAGGAGCAGAATTCGCCTATCTACATCTCCCGTGTCATCCCTGGGGGTGTGGCTGACCGCCACGGAGGCCTGAAGCGTGGGGACCAGCTGCTGTCAGTGAATGGTGTGGTGAGTTGGGGgctgaggcagggctgggggtcaTAGTCTGCCCAAGGTAGCAGAGTCCCTGTTTTTCATATTCACTCAACACACTGAACACTGCCTCTGTGTCTCACCCTGTTCTGGGCTTTGCTGCAGACCCTGAGAGTaactagggggcttcccaggtggctcagtggtaaagaatccgcctgccaatgcaggagcctcgggtttgatccttgggtcaggaagataccctggagaaggaaatggaaacgcactccagtattcttgcctgaagaagaatcccatggacagaggagcctggcaggctacagtccatagggttgcaaagagttggacaggactgaagcaacttagcatgcacacacgctgAGAGTAACTGGCCTCTGCTGCTACCTCCAAGGACACCCTCTCTGGTGAGGGAGATAGACCCTGGCTGAAATAATCCTAAACCAGGGAGAGAATGAGGAAGCACAGAGCACTGTGAGAGCCCAGATGTGGCACCAGACCAGTGTAGATGAGGGAAGATTTTGGAGATTAAAAACAtttgagtttgttgttgttgtttttttggctgctctaggtcttggttgcagcatgtgggatctagttctctgaccagggagtgaacctgggctccctccattgggagcacagagtcttagccactggaccaccagggaagtccccttgagttgggttttgaaggatgagtaggagtttgtGGAGAAGAGTGTTAGGTTGAAGGTACTGTAGGCAGGGACTGTGACTCTGCACTCCTATGAGCTGAAGAGAAAAGGCTTGGTTCTGATGGACTAGGGCATGCAGATAATTAAAACCACTGTGGTTAGAGTAGAAGGAGGCAGAGCTAGATAGGTGGTTGGGGCCAGCTTGGGAGGACTGTGAGCAGTGGAAGGCTGCTCAGCCTGGAAGTATAGAAAGACCCCCTTGGGACTGTGGGGAATAAGAGACTGGGGGGAATAAGAGACTGGAGGCCAAAACTCCGAGGATGAGGTCTGAGCTGGGGCCAGGTGGTGGGGACAATAAACAGGgcaggaggg from Bubalus bubalis isolate 160015118507 breed Murrah chromosome 18, NDDB_SH_1, whole genome shotgun sequence harbors:
- the LIN7B gene encoding protein lin-7 homolog B isoform X2, whose product is MAALVEPLGLEREVSRAVELLERLQRSGELPPQKLQALQRVLQSRFCSAIREVYEQLYDTLDITGSAEIRAHATAKSVEGEQHEKAVELLKAAQGSVKLVVRYTPRVLEEMEARFEKMRSARRRQQHQSYSSLESRG
- the LIN7B gene encoding protein lin-7 homolog B isoform X1, yielding MAALVEPLGLEREVSRAVELLERLQRSGELPPQKLQALQRVLQSRFCSAIREVYEQLYDTLDITGSAEIRAHATAKATVAAFTASEGHAHPRVVELPKTDEGLGFNIMGGKEQNSPIYISRVIPGGVADRHGGLKRGDQLLSVNGVSVEGEQHEKAVELLKAAQGSVKLVVRYTPRVLEEMEARFEKMRSARRRQQHQSYSSLESRG